One window of the Arthrobacter sp. D5-1 genome contains the following:
- a CDS encoding glutaredoxin family protein — protein MAIPDVVLLTKADCHLCTAARAAVERVTKSLGVQWKEQLIDDDPQLQERFAEEIPVVLVDGVQRDFWKIDEERLTRTLKKVLEG, from the coding sequence ATGGCTATTCCCGACGTCGTTCTCCTCACCAAAGCTGACTGCCACCTGTGCACCGCGGCGCGTGCCGCCGTCGAGCGTGTCACTAAAAGTCTTGGCGTGCAGTGGAAGGAGCAGCTGATCGACGACGACCCCCAACTGCAGGAGCGCTTCGCGGAAGAGATTCCCGTGGTGCTGGTGGACGGCGTCCAGCGCGATTTTTGGAAGATTGACGAGGAACGGCTCACCCGCACCCTGAAGAAGGTCCTGGAGGGCTGA
- a CDS encoding redox-sensing transcriptional repressor Rex, translating to MTALEPSPEAATGDNEPATKQIPPAAVARMTLYLRALNSLLAEGVERVSSEALAEASGVSSSTLRKDLSYVGSYGTRGVGYEVQYLSRHIAAALGLTHDWKVAIVGAGNLGKALARYGGFESRGFDVVAIFDADPMVIGNEVGWLRVSDSAELERVLERTHTNMVVLALPATVAQAVCDRVIAAGIRSILSFAPVLLQVPPHVNLRKVDMATELQILAYHAQRAQTPGQAV from the coding sequence GTGACTGCGCTGGAACCGTCCCCGGAGGCTGCAACCGGGGACAACGAACCTGCCACAAAGCAGATCCCACCCGCGGCCGTGGCCCGGATGACGCTCTATTTGCGCGCGCTCAACTCCCTGTTGGCTGAAGGCGTGGAGCGGGTTTCGTCCGAAGCATTGGCGGAAGCCTCAGGTGTCAGCTCGTCCACCCTGCGCAAGGATCTTTCCTATGTGGGCTCGTATGGGACGCGCGGTGTCGGCTATGAAGTCCAGTACTTGAGCCGCCACATTGCCGCCGCCCTGGGTCTGACCCATGACTGGAAAGTTGCCATTGTGGGCGCCGGTAACCTCGGAAAGGCCCTGGCCCGGTATGGCGGCTTTGAGTCCCGCGGTTTCGACGTTGTAGCCATCTTCGACGCCGACCCCATGGTGATCGGCAACGAAGTAGGGTGGCTTCGCGTCAGCGACTCCGCGGAGCTTGAGCGGGTCCTTGAACGGACCCACACCAACATGGTGGTGCTGGCCCTGCCCGCCACCGTAGCGCAGGCTGTATGCGACCGCGTGATTGCCGCCGGGATCCGGAGCATCCTCAGCTTCGCGCCGGTGCTGTTGCAGGTTCCTCCGCACGTGAACCTCCGCAAGGTGGACATGGCCACGGAACTCCAGATTTTGGCGTACCACGCACAACGGGCGCAGACACCGGGCCAGGCTGTTTAG
- a CDS encoding YceI family protein: MTLPASVTTGTWTLDASHSEIGFTVRHAGISKVRGQFKDASATLEVGETLADSKVTATIQTASFDSGDVNRDGHVKGEDFFDVEKFPEITFVSRHVKANGNSFDLVGDLTIKGVTKEVSIETEFNGVAVDPFGNTRAGVSGETTISRKDFGLTWNAVLEAGGVLVSDKVVINLELAFIAPAAA, from the coding sequence ATGACTCTCCCCGCTTCCGTCACCACCGGCACCTGGACCCTCGACGCTTCCCACAGCGAGATCGGCTTCACTGTCCGCCACGCAGGCATCAGCAAGGTACGCGGCCAGTTCAAGGACGCTTCAGCCACCCTCGAAGTTGGCGAAACCCTGGCCGACTCCAAGGTCACCGCCACCATCCAGACCGCCAGCTTCGACTCCGGCGACGTCAACCGCGATGGCCACGTCAAGGGAGAAGACTTCTTCGACGTGGAGAAGTTCCCGGAGATCACGTTCGTGTCCCGCCACGTCAAGGCCAACGGCAACAGCTTCGACCTCGTGGGCGATCTCACAATCAAGGGCGTGACCAAGGAAGTATCCATCGAAACAGAATTCAACGGTGTCGCAGTGGATCCCTTCGGCAACACCCGCGCCGGCGTTTCCGGCGAAACCACCATCAGCCGCAAGGACTTCGGCCTCACCTGGAATGCCGTTCTCGAAGCCGGTGGCGTGTTGGTCAGCGACAAGGTTGTCATCAACCTGGAACTCGCTTTCATCGCACCGGCCGCCGCATAG